The sequence below is a genomic window from Sander lucioperca isolate FBNREF2018 chromosome 6, SLUC_FBN_1.2, whole genome shotgun sequence.
CCTATGAGTCAAATTGTTTTGATGTTATTATAAAACTTGTCAAATTACCTGTATGATACAAGCTTTGTAGAAAAATGAAACAATCCCACCGAAATCTGAGAGGTGGTATGCATTACTGTctgtcacagtttttttttaaatactaggACTGTGGGCATCAGCACTTTCATTTCTACCAAAGACATTCAACTTTGACAGGATCACAAAGTTTTTACAAAGGCTGCTTTATTTCCCAAAACAGCTGGCTGGGTATTGTAGATTTTAGCAAACGTTACTGAAACCAAACTAAGTGGTGCAGTTGGGGATTATTTTCAGCAGTGGATTAATACAAATTTTGTGTGCTAGTATTTTATGGCACCAGGACAGTGTATATGGTGTGTCCATTTTCATTGTTGTTTAGTTCAACGGTGTGGCTAATTCAtatattttaacagtttttggacaacagagctctatggcacagaggactAAGATAcatcaggctttggctacacagacaatacttgttagtaggattctttgttggttttggtattttaattttttttttacaaacacatCACCAGCATTATTCTTTAACATGTCATAGTAAAGACTAaaggcattttctcattaagAATTTGAGAGGATTTAAGAATCTACCCAtaaactgtataatattaatgggcAAAGCATCCGGATGggtgaagtgctgcaaatgcggaagtgccttaaacctgctgaattccagcaggggggcGACACGtgtggttgcaaaaggaggtcggtttctgtagaagtctatgagaaagtgatccacttctcacttgatttattacctcagtaaacattttcataatgagtttatggtctcaatcgctagttttaagtcttctgcaacacagaatgatgttaattttttgaattatggtctcgttgattttaaaatcggcaataaagcgataaagcagggggtgtttgtttccctctcgtctaaaatcgtcacatccgcaaccaggatggctgtgcCCGTAAcagcaaactcgacgactcatagcagatctccacaaaccaatgggtgacgttacacatgctctgtccattaatattatacagtctatgaattTACCCCATTTAAACAGTAGTATTTAAATGTCAAGTTCTGTTGTGAAGGGTCTGTTGTGAATGGTGAATACTACAATGTGATTTTCCTTCACCTGGGACGGCTGGTCGTGAAGCAGGATAAGGAGCCGCGAAATGGAGGCGGAGGAGGCCGAAGGAGAGATGCTTTGCACCGTGCAGCAGCTCAGGCGCAGGTCTGGACAGGCCAGTGATCCCAGCAGGAAGTCTTCTGTCTGCAGGTGTTCCACCCTCCTCAGCCGCCCATCTCTGAGCTCGATCAGAGAGCCTGCCACAAAGTGAGGGAGCAGCCAGGGAAAGCGGttaggagaggaagaggaggaagaagccTGATCAGAAGAGGGCAGAGCAGGAGATCTTGATGCGTCCTCCTTCATGGAGGTGTATGTGTTGCTTGAGTTGTCGTCAGGGGAAACTCTTATGAAGGAATGTCCAGAAGTGGGATGTTTGACACCCTTTGCTGATTTGTGCAACACATCATATTGCATTTTAAGGTCCTCATGCGAAGAGTGAGGTAGGCATGTGCTCAATGATGGAGGACTTGCTTTTTCAACCCTGGGAAAATGCTCAGCTTTTATGTCTCTTCTCTTCACATATGGTCCTTTATTCCTCACATTGCTCTGCCTCTCTGTGTTTAAACGCTTGTCCCTTAATGTATTGAGCTGCTCCCAGCCATACCTTCCACCCACCCTTTGGAAACCTTCAGTGACCAAGGAGACTGGGCTGAATCTGGAGGGATGGTGTGGATGGCCCAGGTGGAGTGCGGGTGTGTCGGAAGAGTGGCTGTGGTGCTGATAATAGTGAGAAAAAGCCCATCCAGGGTGCAGGGGGTTGAACTCTCTCCACTCTGCCAGGCCATTATGATCCCTGAATGCAGAGAGGTTGTGAGGTTTGGACCTGGCGGATGAGTGAGTCTGCGTCCAGGGCTGGTACAGTGCAGGAACCCGTCTCGGTACGGGCTGGAAAGGGCCTGTGTGCTTTGTTTTAAACTCACTGTGGCTCTTGTAAGGGTAGGGTTCCTTGAATGTTGCAGCATCACagtgccgctgctgctgctgctgctgctgtggtggTGAGCTCGGTCTTTGGTCCCTCTTTTTGAGTGGGAGTCTGTCCCTGTCTGGGACTAGAGCTGGGTTTGGTGTGAAGCTCATTGGCTCACCCTGCCTGTCACTCACACTGGCACTGCATGCCCTCCTGCAGAAGTTGAGGAGGTGTTGTGGTCATGTAACACAGACTACAGTCTCTTGGCAAGCGCTGCGAAGAGTTAGGTCAAAGGTCATCACGATCTATAAAGTAGAAGAAACAAATATCGGTGCACTTAATATCCTTGCAAACAAGGCGTCAAGTGGGAGAACATCAATTGAATTTCTGTTtagactctctctttctctgtctgtcactttctctctcttgatAAATTACATAACTTTCTCCACGCCAACCACCAACTGCCACACTGAAGGGGTTTAGTTTGATGGACAACtcctttgtgaaaaaaaaaagttactatGGTTACAAAGTACTGTACTGCACAGTGTGGCTGTGAAGGAACAGGCATATAACAATGCAAAGTTTGGGGGGTGTTAAATTAGAGGTTAGATTTTATCACGAGATTAATGATATAATTTAGTCCAGTTTTCATGGTGACATTTTCCAATAGAAACAAAGGGAAGTGTGTGTATTCAGTGACTAAATAGGTGCAGGATGTTAAACCCTGCATTTTTCTCATGGGACTGAAGTGCTCTCCAACACCTCAAGCTATTGAAACCCCATCATCCTCcttacatgcatgcacaataGTGAATCAGTTCATAAAGGGGGGCTAATATAAGCACCTTGTggctacatacacacacacgcacgtgtgcacgtgcatgcatgcacgcacgcacacacgcacgcacgcacgcacgcacgcacgcacgcacacacacacaaacctatcCAATGACTGCAGACACATTACAGTATTTACACAAAGTGATGCAGGGAAGTAAAGGGCAGTGCAGGCGTTTTACAGCCTGTCAATGCAAAGCTCATCTCAATGCCCTGTATTATGTCATCATCATAGCTGAGCACCGCCACTGAATGGACCTCTTTCACTCTGCCCAAAAGGCATGTCTCTGAtatgtgctgtttttttatcgtgtgtgtgtgtgtgtgtgtgtgtgtgtgtgtgtgtgtgggatcaGACAACACCCTCACACTGACATTCCTGTGCCAGCACTCAGCATTATACCATGACACATATATAGATAAGTATTTGTCAGCTAAGTGCctacagtaaaaatgtaaattcaTTCAAAAAGCATCGAGGTTTGAGGGCTGCATACTCACAGTAAACTGACACACAGGTATGATTAGATCATAATGCAAACAGGCCATCACTGTAGTGTTATCCAGGCAGAATAACCTTATAAGGTGATCAGTTTGCCACAGTTCGCTAGTCTACGAAAATGAAATGTATACACAGCTGTGTttgatgtgtgttttggtgCCATCATGATAATGATAATCTGCAATGAGGAAAGGACCATTTGCATATCAGTAGTGACTAGGTCAGCTTGATGTTTCTATCTATGGAGCTGTAGCGC
It includes:
- the LOC116035546 gene encoding uncharacterized protein LOC116035546, which translates into the protein MSFTPNPALVPDRDRLPLKKRDQRPSSPPQQQQQQQRHCDAATFKEPYPYKSHSEFKTKHTGPFQPVPRRVPALYQPWTQTHSSARSKPHNLSAFRDHNGLAEWREFNPLHPGWAFSHYYQHHSHSSDTPALHLGHPHHPSRFSPVSLVTEGFQRVGGRYGWEQLNTLRDKRLNTERQSNVRNKGPYVKRRDIKAEHFPRVEKASPPSLSTCLPHSSHEDLKMQYDVLHKSAKGVKHPTSGHSFIRVSPDDNSSNTYTSMKEDASRSPALPSSDQASSSSSSPNRFPWLLPHFVAGSLIELRDGRLRRVEHLQTEDFLLGSLACPDLRLSCCTVQSISPSASSASISRLLILLHDQPSQEVVDVYVEYPFFVRGRGWSSCSPQRTARLCGLHCRQLSVGDVCLALTPISAPQPPESTTLEPKTSPSKSEGGCESLEAPQAQIPPGPERQAGGQKKEAEAVRRRHCSAPELRGPRSNCM